ATAGCCTGGATTCCCGCCTGCGCGGGAATGACGAGTTTTTACGAGACCATGAACCATGAACCTTGAACCGATTTTTATTCCGTCTCCATCCCATGTTTCAACATCCTATACCGCAGGGAACGCAGGTTGATTTTCAGTAAAGCGGCGGCCCGCTGTTTATTCCCAAAACTTTTTTGCAGGGCCTGAAGGATCAGGTTTTTTTCCAGGGCGTCCAGGGCTTGATCCAGATCCAATCCTTCTGCAGGAAGATTGGTGGCGGAGACGGACTTCCCTGAGGTAGTCAGCCCTTTATAAGCGGCCAGGGTCAGGCTTTCGGGAAGGATAATCGTAGACCGTTCCATGGCCACCGACCGTTCAATAATATTTTCCAGTTCACGGACATTTCCCGGGAAGTGATATTGAGAAAGGATCTTAAGGGCATAGGAGGATATCTTTCGAATCTCTTTTCCGAGAATCCTGGCATATTTTTCCAGAAAGAAGTTGGCCAGAGCGGGGATATCTTCCGGCCTTTCCCGTAAGGGAGGGAGATGGATCGAGATGACATTGATTCGATAAAACAGATCCTCTCGAAAACGCCTTTCCATAACTTCATTTTCTAACTCCCGGTTAGTGGCACAGATAACCCGGACATCTACGGAGTGTTCATGGGTTTCTCCCAAAGGGAGAAAAGCCTTTTCCTGGAGCAGGCGCAGGATTTTGACCTGCAGATTGGGGGAAAGTTCCCCGATTTCGTCTAAAAACAGGGTACCCTTCTGGGCTGTCTCCACTAACCCCATTTTGTGGGTCGTGGCCCCGGTAAAGGCCCCTTTCCGATACCCGAATAACTCGCTCTCGATCAGGGTTTCCGGCAGTCCGGCACAGGAAATCGTTATAAAAGGCTGGTCTTTGCGGGGACTGTTTTCATGGATGGATCGGGCCACCAATTCTTTTCCGGTCCCGGACTCTCCGGTAACCAAAACATTGCTGATCACCTGGGCGGCTTTCAATATCAGGTCAAAGACCTTTTTCATTTGAGGACTTTGTCCGACCATCGGTCTTGAAGCAGGAAAAAGGAAGGCGGTTTTTTCTTCGGTCGGAGAGGGTCCCCCTTCGGCCTTGGAGAGGGCATCCTTGAGAACCTGCTTCAATTCCTGATTGTTAAAGGGTTTTGGGAAAAAATCGTAGGCCCCTTCGTTCATGGCCTCCATGGCCGTTTCCTGGTTGGCGTAGGCTGAAATCATGATAACTTCCGTTTGAGGGCGCCGGGCCTTGATCTCCTTTAACAGGGTCAGCCCGTCCATGGGGCGCATGCGAATATCGGTCAAGACAACGGAGAAAGGGGTTTTCTTGAAAAGCTCCAGCGCCTCCGGGCCGCTGGCGGCGGTAGCGACCAGATATCCCTCCCGGGTGAGGAGGATCTCTAACATCTCTCGCAAACTTTGTTCGTCGTCAACGACTAAGATGGCGGGAGTCATAGATCCGAAGTCGGCGCCATTTGATTGTAGACTATCCGGCCTTCGACCATGGTCAGCACTGCCTGGCCTTTCAGCTTCCAGCCGTGAAAAGGAGAATTCTTGCTTTTGGAGCGAAAGGAATGGATATCGACCTGGAACTCAAGCTCCGGGTCGATAATAGTTAAGTGAGCCGGACCGGATCGTTGAAGCCCGCCAAAACCGTTTAATTTTAAAATGCGGGCCGGTCCCTGGGTCAACTTGGCAATGGCCTGGGGGAAGGTCAGGATGCCTAAGTGCATCAGGTTCAGGGTGAGGGGCAGGGTGGTTTCCAGGCCTACGATTCCCATAGCCGCCAGATCGAATTCCACCTCTTTTTCCAGGGGACTATGAGGGGCATGATCCGAGGCAATAACATCGATGGTCCCGTCTTTGAGCCCTTTTTGTACAGCCCAAAGGTCCTCTTTGGTCCTCAAGGGAGGGTTCATTTTGGCCTGGGTATCAAAGCCGATAACGGCTTCCTCGGTCAGAGAGAAATAATGTGGTGCCGTTTCGGCCGAGACGGGAAGTCCTTTTTTCTTGGCGTCGCGGACCAATTGGACCGATGCGGCCGTGCTGACATGGGCAATATGCAGGGGATTCTGGGTCATCTGGCAGATCTGGATGTCCCGGTAAACCATGGTTTCTTCAGCCGCCGAGGGGATGCCGTGCAGCCCTAACCAGGTTGAGGTCGGGCCTTCATGCATGACTCCGGGACGGCTTAAAAAAAGGTCTTCACAATGGGAGATGATGGGTAACTCAAAGGCCCGGGCATATTCCATGGCCCGCCGCATCAACTGGCTGTTCATAACCGGATGGCCGTCATCGGAGAGGGCCACGACCCCGGCGTTTTTCAGTTCCCCGTATTCTGCCAGGGCTTCTCCTTTCAGGCCAGGGCTGATGGCCCCTATGGGAAAGACCCTGGCCAGCCGGGCTTCTCTGGCTTTGTGCAGGATATATTCCGTAACCGCCTGGGTATCGTTGACGGGCAGGGTGTTGGCCATACAGGCCACAGCCGTGAATCCGCCGGCTACCGCTGCCTGGGTACCGGTCAGGATGGTTTCTTTATATTCATATCCGGGTTCCCTTAAATGGGTATGCATATCAATCAACCCCGGTGTGATGACCAATCCTTCGGCCGGTATAACCCGGAAATCGGAAAAAGTCGTTGCGTTTCTCTTCGGCGGAACGGGTTGCAGATCCAGGATTTTTCCCTGATGAATATAAATATCCATCAGGTCGTCCACTTGGTTCTGCGGGTCGATAACCCGGCCTCCTCTAATCAGCCATTTCACTTTTTTTTCCTCCTAAGAGCAAATAGAGGAGGGCCATCCGGATGGCCACTCCATTAGTCACCTGGTCGAGTATCACGGAATAGGGCCCATCCGCCAATTCGGGGTGGAGCTCCACTCCCCGGTTAATCGGACCGGGATGCATAATAATGACATCCCGCTTGGCCTTTTTCATGGCCTCCGGGTTTAAGCCGAAAAACCGGGAATATTCGCGAAGGCTGGGAAAGAGCATTTGCTTTTGTCTTTCCAACTGGACCCGCAACATCATGATTACATCGGCCCAGGCCACGGCCTCCTCGATACGATAGGTTACCCCTACTCCCATGGAGTCGATAAAAGGGGGGATCATGGTCGGTGGTCCGGCTACCATAACCTGGGCACCCATGGTTTTCAGGCCGATGATATTGGATCGGGCCACCCGGCTGTGGGCAATATCCCCGATAATGGCTATCTGCTGCCCTTCAATACGGCCTTTTTTCTCCCGGATAGTCATCAGGTCCAGGAGGGCCTGGGTGGGATGTTCGTGCATCCCGTCCCCGGCGTTGATGATCGAAGGTTTGATCATCCGGGAAAGGAGATGGGGGGCACCGGCCATGGAATGGCGGATGACGATGACATCCGGGTTCATAGCCTCCAAATTTCTGGCCGTATCGGTCAGGGTTTCCCCTTTAACCAAAGAACTGGTACTGGAAGAAAGACCGACCGTATCGGCGCTGAGGCGTTTGGCGGCAATTTCAAAGGAGGTCCGGGTCCGGGTGCTGGGTTCATGAAAAAAGTTGACGACGGTTTTTCCCCGAAGGGTGGGAACCTTTTTGATATCTCTGAAAGAGATTTCCTTCAGGGATTCGGCCGTGGTCAGAATGGTCTCGATTTCTTCACGGGTCAGCCCTTTAATACCCAGTAGGTGATGGCGGTTAAATTTCATAACTTTTCCTTATCTATAAGGTAAAAAAAACCCCCTCGTCTTTCGGCAACGAGGGGGTCTTTCAAAGACCGGTGATATAAAACCCAGGGCATTACCACTCCTTATTTATGAGAATATGGCAGGGGTGCCTAATTTGAATCATCTCAAGGTTAACTCTTATATGTAGCATTGAGGTTTGAAATGTCAAGAAAGTTTTTTAACCCCCTGGGCCAAAAGTAAAAAAATATTCTTGACGATCATAGGATTGGATGATAAAAAAGAATTCAGTTGTTATAAAAATTAAATAAGTAAAAGGTTGCTTGGATCCGACAGGGTTGGACTGAGACTTCCATCAAGGACCGCGATGAGCCTCTGGAGGAAGTCCAGGGGCTTTTTTTGTTGGTCGCCAGGGGCTTTTTTGTTCGCCGAATGATAACTAATGGAAATAATAAAAAATATTGAGGAAATGCAATCCCGGGCCGAAGAGACTCGACGGTCCGGGAAAAAGATTGCCCTGGTCCCGACTATGGGAGCCCTTCACGAAGGACATTTGGCTTTGATGGAATACGGCCAGAAAAAGGCCGATTGGTTGGTGGTCAGCATTTTTGTCAATCCCCTCCAATTTGGTCCCAAGGAGGATTTCGCCAAATACCCCAGGGACCTGGAAAGGGACAGCCGATTGACGGGGGGAAAAGGGGTGGATATTATTTTTTCCCCTGAAGCCGAGCGCTTTTACCCCGAGTTTTTCCAGACCTATGTGAACGTCGAAAAAATCACCCAGGGCCTTTGCGGAGCCAGCCGTCCCGGACACTTCCGGGGTGTTACCACCGTAGTCTGCAAACTGTTTCATATTGTCAAACCCCACTTCGGGATTTTCGGGCAAAAAGATTATCAACAATGGATCGCCATTCGGCAAATGGCGGACGATTTGAATATGGATGTCGAAGTAGTCGGCATACCGACCATCCGGGAGTCCGACGGTCTGGCCATGAGCTCCCGCAATATCTACCTTTCCCCTGAAGAAAGGATTTCGGCCCGCTCCCTTTCCCTGGCCTTGAAGGAAGCCCAAACCCTTTTTCGGAAGGGGGAAAGAAAAACGGAAGTCCTGTTGACCCAGGCCATACAGTCGATCGGACAACATCCGGATACCCGTATTGATTATGCCAAGATCTGCCACCCTCGGACCCTTGAAGAATTAACGGTCATCAAGGACCGGGGTGTTTTTGCCCTGGCAGTCTGGGTGGGCGCTACCCGCCTGATAGATAATTGTTTATTGGAGGAAAACCAGCCATGACCAGAACTTTAATGAAGTCGAAGATCCATCGAGCCACTATTACAGAAAGTAATCTCCATTATGAGGGGAGTATGACCATTGATCAAGACCTGATGGAGGCCGCCGATATCATTCCGTATGAGCAAATTCAGGTTTATAACGTTGCCAATGGGGAGCGGTTCGCTACCTATGCCCTGGAAGGTCCCAGAGGCTCAGGGGTGATTTGTTTAAACGGGGCAGCAGCCCGCAAGGGGGTGGTGGGAGACCTCGTTATAATCGCCACCTATGCCGGCCTGGAGGAAAAGGAGCTGAAGACCTTTAAACCCAAAATCGTCATGGTAGACTCCCGAAACCGCCGCCGGCTCAAAGCGGCCTAAAGGGAAGCTGAATTAATGAAGTTCAAAGCCTGGTTGAAGACCTATCTTCTAACCGGATTAATCGTTGTCGTTCCGATCACCATCACCATTTATATCATTCAGGCCCTGATCGGGGTCATGGATGAGTTCCT
This genomic interval from Deltaproteobacteria bacterium contains the following:
- a CDS encoding aspartate carbamoyltransferase catalytic subunit: MKFNRHHLLGIKGLTREEIETILTTAESLKEISFRDIKKVPTLRGKTVVNFFHEPSTRTRTSFEIAAKRLSADTVGLSSSTSSLVKGETLTDTARNLEAMNPDVIVIRHSMAGAPHLLSRMIKPSIINAGDGMHEHPTQALLDLMTIREKKGRIEGQQIAIIGDIAHSRVARSNIIGLKTMGAQVMVAGPPTMIPPFIDSMGVGVTYRIEEAVAWADVIMMLRVQLERQKQMLFPSLREYSRFFGLNPEAMKKAKRDVIIMHPGPINRGVELHPELADGPYSVILDQVTNGVAIRMALLYLLLGGKKSEMAD
- a CDS encoding aspartate 1-decarboxylase codes for the protein MTRTLMKSKIHRATITESNLHYEGSMTIDQDLMEAADIIPYEQIQVYNVANGERFATYALEGPRGSGVICLNGAAARKGVVGDLVIIATYAGLEEKELKTFKPKIVMVDSRNRRRLKAA
- a CDS encoding sigma-54-dependent Fis family transcriptional regulator, which gives rise to MTPAILVVDDEQSLREMLEILLTREGYLVATAASGPEALELFKKTPFSVVLTDIRMRPMDGLTLLKEIKARRPQTEVIMISAYANQETAMEAMNEGAYDFFPKPFNNQELKQVLKDALSKAEGGPSPTEEKTAFLFPASRPMVGQSPQMKKVFDLILKAAQVISNVLVTGESGTGKELVARSIHENSPRKDQPFITISCAGLPETLIESELFGYRKGAFTGATTHKMGLVETAQKGTLFLDEIGELSPNLQVKILRLLQEKAFLPLGETHEHSVDVRVICATNRELENEVMERRFREDLFYRINVISIHLPPLRERPEDIPALANFFLEKYARILGKEIRKISSYALKILSQYHFPGNVRELENIIERSVAMERSTIILPESLTLAAYKGLTTSGKSVSATNLPAEGLDLDQALDALEKNLILQALQKSFGNKQRAAALLKINLRSLRYRMLKHGMETE
- a CDS encoding dihydroorotase, with product MKWLIRGGRVIDPQNQVDDLMDIYIHQGKILDLQPVPPKRNATTFSDFRVIPAEGLVITPGLIDMHTHLREPGYEYKETILTGTQAAVAGGFTAVACMANTLPVNDTQAVTEYILHKAREARLARVFPIGAISPGLKGEALAEYGELKNAGVVALSDDGHPVMNSQLMRRAMEYARAFELPIISHCEDLFLSRPGVMHEGPTSTWLGLHGIPSAAEETMVYRDIQICQMTQNPLHIAHVSTAASVQLVRDAKKKGLPVSAETAPHYFSLTEEAVIGFDTQAKMNPPLRTKEDLWAVQKGLKDGTIDVIASDHAPHSPLEKEVEFDLAAMGIVGLETTLPLTLNLMHLGILTFPQAIAKLTQGPARILKLNGFGGLQRSGPAHLTIIDPELEFQVDIHSFRSKSKNSPFHGWKLKGQAVLTMVEGRIVYNQMAPTSDL
- a CDS encoding pantoate--beta-alanine ligase, producing MEIIKNIEEMQSRAEETRRSGKKIALVPTMGALHEGHLALMEYGQKKADWLVVSIFVNPLQFGPKEDFAKYPRDLERDSRLTGGKGVDIIFSPEAERFYPEFFQTYVNVEKITQGLCGASRPGHFRGVTTVVCKLFHIVKPHFGIFGQKDYQQWIAIRQMADDLNMDVEVVGIPTIRESDGLAMSSRNIYLSPEERISARSLSLALKEAQTLFRKGERKTEVLLTQAIQSIGQHPDTRIDYAKICHPRTLEELTVIKDRGVFALAVWVGATRLIDNCLLEENQP